A portion of the Granulosicoccus antarcticus IMCC3135 genome contains these proteins:
- a CDS encoding TolC family outer membrane protein, translating into MFAISLLLSVSACAGVGREQDEAAINAKSDRLWVPQGNNAAIEQSTVSGAAQASAAKAQGPVSSYIVQAGDGLADIARRVTGSQNNWQAIAQYNDLANPNALRVGDTLNIPPRFLAGRQTATSADGELDSRIGESGGVVDLLGVLSKAQDYDADFQAAITNRSISQRSLPIARSVQLPQIALGYAGGYYDFESDSSDAYTGQQLTLTLTQSIYDKADAIAVKQAKLTGSVADTQLQAEHEDLVIRVATSYFNVLKAMAELEYRQADVDATRQQLRQTENRYEVGNIAFTDVAEARAQSDLAAASQITARAELDGALEALAVSTGTSVTGDLAPLMQTIPLVSPDPADVDAWVQTAMANNKSLLVARNQIEIAQQQVDQTRAGRLPVVSLTGYLSGVDSDYDASDDVSAGGYTGQSVELGVTLPVFSGGLVSAQIAQEQDRMQLANDQMQAVERQTVQATRDTYRAVVSAVSRVEALSQARQSTRQATQATRSGFEQGTRTSLDVLGSQRDTLRAQTELSAARYDYVLQVLELKRISGTLELADIKRINGWLD; encoded by the coding sequence ATGTTCGCTATCAGCCTGTTGCTGAGTGTTTCAGCTTGTGCCGGCGTGGGGCGTGAACAGGATGAGGCGGCAATAAACGCCAAGAGCGACCGACTATGGGTGCCGCAAGGCAACAACGCAGCGATTGAGCAAAGCACTGTTTCTGGTGCTGCGCAGGCCAGTGCTGCAAAGGCGCAAGGGCCGGTATCCAGCTACATCGTGCAGGCAGGCGATGGACTGGCTGACATTGCGCGTCGAGTGACAGGCTCGCAAAACAACTGGCAAGCTATCGCGCAATACAATGATCTTGCAAACCCGAACGCGCTACGTGTTGGTGATACGTTGAACATACCACCCAGATTTCTGGCCGGTAGGCAGACGGCGACAAGCGCTGATGGTGAGCTTGACTCGAGGATAGGTGAGTCAGGTGGTGTGGTTGATTTGCTGGGTGTGTTGAGCAAAGCCCAGGATTATGATGCCGACTTTCAGGCAGCGATAACGAACCGTTCGATTTCACAAAGATCATTGCCCATCGCACGTAGTGTTCAGTTGCCTCAGATCGCTCTCGGCTATGCCGGTGGCTACTATGATTTCGAAAGTGATTCATCAGATGCCTATACCGGTCAGCAGTTGACTCTGACACTTACCCAATCAATCTACGACAAGGCCGATGCGATAGCCGTAAAGCAGGCAAAGCTCACAGGTTCGGTGGCTGACACGCAGCTTCAGGCCGAGCATGAAGATCTGGTCATTCGTGTAGCAACCAGCTACTTCAATGTGCTCAAGGCGATGGCGGAGCTTGAATACCGGCAAGCAGATGTTGATGCAACCCGACAACAATTGCGGCAGACAGAAAATCGCTACGAGGTTGGCAATATTGCCTTCACCGATGTTGCAGAGGCTCGGGCACAGTCTGATCTGGCGGCAGCATCGCAAATTACCGCAAGAGCCGAGCTTGATGGCGCGTTGGAGGCTTTGGCAGTCAGCACCGGTACCTCTGTGACAGGTGATCTTGCACCGTTGATGCAGACCATACCCTTAGTGTCTCCTGACCCTGCTGATGTCGATGCCTGGGTGCAAACGGCGATGGCGAATAACAAGTCATTGCTTGTTGCCAGAAATCAGATTGAGATAGCGCAACAACAGGTAGATCAAACGCGGGCAGGACGTTTGCCTGTGGTGAGCTTGACGGGGTATCTGTCAGGTGTCGACAGTGACTACGATGCCAGTGACGATGTATCAGCCGGAGGCTATACAGGGCAATCGGTGGAGTTGGGAGTCACGTTGCCGGTGTTCTCAGGTGGTTTGGTTTCAGCACAAATTGCTCAGGAACAAGACAGGATGCAGTTGGCCAACGATCAGATGCAAGCAGTAGAACGCCAAACCGTTCAGGCAACGCGCGATACTTATCGGGCGGTTGTGTCTGCAGTGAGTCGGGTGGAAGCTTTGAGTCAGGCACGCCAGTCAACTCGACAGGCCACCCAGGCGACTCGATCCGGGTTTGAGCAAGGTACGCGTACCTCGCTTGATGTTCTGGGGTCTCAACGCGATACGCTCCGGGCACAGACGGAGCTGAGCGCAGCCAGGTATGACTATGTGCTGCAGGTGCTGGAATTGAAGCGTATCAGCGGTACCTTGGAGCTTGCTGACATCAAACGAATCAATGGGTGGTTAGACTAA
- a CDS encoding sulfite exporter TauE/SafE family protein — MTDLYSPIFLILLAGGLIFTGAIAGVLAGLLGVGGGIVIVPVLFLLFDYLDVPSQVAMHLAVATSLATIIPTSISSARAHNKRGTIDWDLLKSWAPWIILGSAIGGVASKYLASESLTLIFGCIAFAVSINMALPKKIILAEKLPSVSQPIAGFIGVFSALMGIGGGTLSVPVLTAYCFPIHRAVGTAATFGLLIAVPAVAGFIWSGWSTDLRPPYSLGYVNVPAAVLIFSASVFTAPHGASLAARLNPERLRLAFAAFLGLSSLKMLWSVFGA; from the coding sequence ATGACAGACCTGTATTCACCCATTTTTCTCATACTTCTTGCGGGTGGTCTGATATTTACCGGCGCCATCGCAGGTGTTCTTGCAGGCTTGTTGGGTGTTGGAGGTGGCATCGTCATTGTGCCCGTCTTGTTTCTACTGTTTGACTACCTTGACGTACCTTCGCAGGTAGCTATGCATCTGGCAGTGGCAACGTCCCTGGCTACCATTATCCCCACCTCTATATCATCAGCACGAGCACACAATAAACGCGGGACCATTGATTGGGACCTTCTTAAATCGTGGGCACCCTGGATTATTCTGGGCTCGGCGATAGGCGGAGTTGCATCCAAATACCTTGCATCCGAAAGTCTGACCCTGATTTTTGGTTGCATTGCCTTTGCGGTCTCGATCAACATGGCCCTGCCTAAAAAGATCATCCTGGCGGAAAAACTACCCTCAGTCAGTCAACCTATAGCCGGATTCATCGGCGTCTTTTCCGCCCTCATGGGTATTGGTGGTGGCACGCTTTCGGTTCCAGTACTGACAGCATACTGCTTCCCAATCCATCGGGCTGTTGGGACAGCGGCGACTTTTGGTTTATTGATTGCAGTACCGGCAGTCGCAGGCTTCATCTGGTCAGGATGGTCCACAGATCTACGCCCGCCCTACTCACTTGGCTATGTCAATGTTCCTGCAGCCGTGCTGATTTTTTCTGCAAGCGTGTTTACTGCACCTCATGGAGCATCACTGGCAGCGCGACTCAATCCGGAAAGGTTGCGGCTCGCTTTTGCAGCATTTCTAGGCCTGAGCAGCTTGAAAATGCTGTGGTCCGTGTTCGGTGCTTGA
- a CDS encoding carboxymuconolactone decarboxylase family protein, whose protein sequence is MARITPLDIDDIPEELAPAVQTYQTKMGKVPNSFRTMARKPLIAKAYGDFQKALAASLTIPAELRSMMFLLQSQSNGCLYCQAHSVSALARDNNVSEEKIKDLWLFDTSPVFSEAERVALQFALQASQHPNAATDADFDALKLHYSEDQIVELVAVLSIGSFLNTWNDTMATQLEEASAKTAEEQLGHRGWKIGKHA, encoded by the coding sequence ATGGCTAGAATTACACCCCTCGATATCGACGATATTCCCGAAGAACTTGCACCCGCTGTGCAAACGTATCAGACAAAGATGGGAAAGGTTCCCAACTCGTTCAGGACAATGGCCCGCAAGCCTTTGATCGCAAAAGCCTATGGAGACTTTCAGAAGGCACTTGCCGCCTCTTTGACTATCCCTGCTGAGCTAAGGTCAATGATGTTCTTGCTACAAAGCCAAAGCAACGGATGCCTCTACTGTCAGGCACATTCAGTATCTGCCCTGGCACGCGACAACAACGTATCTGAAGAAAAGATCAAAGATCTCTGGCTGTTTGATACCAGCCCGGTTTTCTCAGAAGCAGAACGTGTCGCATTGCAATTTGCCTTGCAAGCTTCCCAACATCCCAATGCTGCGACCGATGCAGATTTCGATGCGCTAAAACTGCACTACAGTGAAGATCAGATTGTAGAACTGGTTGCCGTCCTTTCCATCGGCTCGTTTCTGAACACATGGAACGATACAATGGCAACCCAGCTCGAAGAGGCATCTGCCAAAACTGCCGAAGAACAGCTCGGACATCGTGGCTGGAAAATCGGAAAGCACGCCTGA